Below is a genomic region from Cellulomonas sp. P24.
GCCAGCCGGTACCAGTCGTTGCGTCGGAGCGCGTTCGTGGCGACCGTGCGCCACGGATGGCGCGAGCGTTGCCGCCAGCGGCGCAGCACCTGGGGTTCGCTGTACGCCGCCGTGTGACCGGACCAGCCGAACTTCCGCTGCATGTCGTCGTCGCTGCGGACCCAGCTGTAGTGCACGATGCCGTCCTCCAGCGGAATGACCTCATGCACCACGGCGTCGCGAGGGTGGAACGGATCGGTGCTCCACGGGCGGAAGTCGACACGGTAGAGCGGCACGTCGGCCTGTCGGGCCAGGCGGAGAGACGTGCCCGCGCGCACCGCCACCGGTCCGGGGAAGCTCGCCGCCGGCCCCCCAGAACCTCCGTGAGGCCTCGAGGTAACGACCAGGTCCGACACGTGAGTACAACCATCGCGCGGGATAGTCCAGCCCAGCGGCGCCGACAGCGTCGGCACGTTCGAGCGCGCCGACGAACGTCGGCAAGGAGCCGAGGACCTCGTCGGTGTCGAGCTGCAGCACCCAGTCGGCGCCGTCGCCGGCCTCGTCGAGGGCGTGCTGTCGCTGATAGGTGTCGTTCTCCAACGGGTCGACGTCGGTCCGTGCGTAGTCACCCGGTGCCAGCACGCACTTGCCTGCCGCGTCGAGGTCGCGGATCACGGCAAGGCATTCGTCGACGGGAAGAGGTGTGCCGGTCCAGGAGCGTGCCGACCGGTCGTAGGACACGACGATCCGTTCGACCCGGTCGTAGTAGGCCGCGATGCTCTCCCGCAGGAAGTGCGGGTCGGCCGCGAGGACGTAGGCGTGCACCCGCATCGTCTGTGTCTCCTCACTCTCGTCGCCCACCGGCTGCCCTCTCGTTCCGCTAGATCACGTCCGCGAAGCCACGCTCCATCTTCTGGAAGACGAGCGTCCCGCCGAGGAACACCAGGAGCGAGACCAGGACGGAGGCGACGATCTGACCCGCGGTCGGGGCGCCGAGACCCAGCAGGCTCCAGCGGAGCTCGGCGAGCAGCCAGGTCATCGGGTTGCCCGTGACGAACCAGCGCAGCTGCTCGGGCATCGCCGAGACCGCGTAGGCGACCGGGCTGGCGTACAGCAGCACGTTGAGCACCCAGGGCAGCGCGTAGCCGACGTCCCGGTAGCGCACCATGATCGCCGAGGCGGCGAGCCCGACCCCGCTGCCCAGGAGCGCGATCAGGAAGACCCACACCGGCAGCAGCAGGATCTGCCAGCCGATGGTGATGCCGGCACCGGGGAGGAGGAAGGCAAGGAGCGCGAGCGCCACGAGGAAGTCCAGGAGGACCGAGAGACCCGCGGAGAGCGGGATGAGCATCCGGGGGAAGAACACCTTCGACACGAGGGCCTGGTTTGCGACGAGAGACGGTGCCGCACGCTCGGCGATGCCGCTGAAGATGTTCCAGCCGAGCATCCCGACGAACGCGAAGATGAAGTACGGCACACCCTCGGAGGGCAGCTTGGCGACCTGCCCGAAGATCAGGGAGAAGATCCCCGCCGACACGAGCGGCTGGATGAGCACCCACGCGACGCCGACGGCCGTCTGGCGGTATCGCAGCACGATGTCGCGTTGCGCGAAGCGGAACATGACCTCGCGTGCCGCCCACAGCTCGCGCCACGCGGGGAGGTTCAGGCGGCCAGGGGGAGTGATCACGGTGCGGGCCACGGCGGTCACCACTTCTCGTAGGTGAAGTCGGCCAGCACGACGCCCTGCGTGAACGCCTCGTCCGGGGTGATCTCCGGGTACGGCGTCGACGGCAGGACCTCGAAGCTGCAGGCACCCTCCCATGCGTCGAGCACACCCGTCTTGCACAGGAAGAGATCGACCGTGTACCGCCCGGGGCGCAGCCAGAGGTCCTTGATCGTCATGGCCGCGCGCTGCTCGTGTGCCGGGTCGAGCCACAGGCCGACGAGGCGGGAGTCGCACTGGGCGATCACGACACCGTTCGCGTCGTTGACGTGGCAGGAGACGTAGTAGCTGCCCACCATGTCGCGGTTGGCGGCGACGGCGAACTCGACGATCTTGTCCTGGGTGGGTTCGAGCACCTGGTCGGCGACCTTCGCGTCGACGAAGCGCAGCTCACCGGTGCCGGGCCGACGCGCGGCGTCGATCTGCTCGGTGGAGAAGTCGAGGAAGCTCTCGCGGTACCGGGCGAGGGCGTCGTCGACACTGCCGTGGAAGACCAGGCGTCCACGGTCGAGGAACATCGCGGACGTGCACAGGCTGGTGACCGTCTGCACCTGGTGCGAGACGTAGAGCACCGTGCGTCCGTCCCGGGCGACGTCACGCATCTTCGCCAGGGACTTGCGCTGGAACTCGGCGTCACCGACGGCGAGCACCTCGTCGATCGCGAGGATCTCCGTCTCCAGGTGTGCCGCCACCGCGAAGGCGAGCCGGACGTACATCCCGGAGGAGTAGCGCTTGACCTGGGTGTCGAGGAACTTCTCGACGCCGGAGAAGTCCACGATCTCGTCGAAGCGGCGCTGGATCTCCTTGCGTCGCATGCCCAGCAACGTGCCGTTGAGGTAGACGTTCTCCCGTCCGGTCAGCTCGCCGTGGAACCCGGTGCCGACCTCGAGCAGGCTGCCGATCCGTCCGGAGAGCTCGATGCGCCCGGCGGTCGGTGCGGTGATCCGGGTGAGCAGCTTGAGCAAGGTGCTCTTGCCCGCGCCGTTCCGACCGACGATGCCCACGGCCTCACCCCACGGGATCTCCAGGCTCAGGTCGTGCAGCGCCTCGAAGTTCTCGTAGGTGTTGCGGGTGAGCGGGTGCCGGACGCGTTGGACGACCGCCTCCGAGAGGGTCGTCGGACGGTTGGCGCGGTGATAGATCCTGTACGACTTCGACACCCCGCGCAGCGAGACGGCCGATGGCGCGGACTCCGACATGCGACCCCCAGAGGATGGACGCGACCGACGCCTTCGACGGCAACGGTCGCGACCTCAGGCTAGCCCGAGACCGGCTCGCGCCGACCCGGATCCGGACGAATTCACCCGTTTTGCCCAGGTGGCCCGAGTGCCCGGCGGCTCAGGAGACGAGCGATCGCCAGATGGCGGCGTGCGCCGCTGCGCTGCGCTCCCAGGTGAAGTCCGCCGCGCGGAGTCGTCCCCGGGCCACCATGGCCTCGATCGTCGGATCGCCCGAGATCGCCCAGACCAGTCCGTCGGCGATCCCGTCCGGGTCGGGCTCGACCAGGATCCCGGCGTCACCGCACACCTCGGGCAGCGCAGAGCGGTCGGCGGCGACGACGGGGACGCCGGCGGCCATGGCCTCGAGGGCCGGCAGCCCGAACCCTTCGTAGAGCGACGGGACCACGACCGCCTCGGCACCCGCGACGAGGCCCGGAAGGATGCTCGAGGAAACCCGACCGATCGGCAGCGCGCGGGCGAGCGGACCGAACAGGGCGTCGCGTCGTGCGCTCGGGGGACCGACGAGGACGAGCGTGACGTCGGGCAGCGCACCCTGGACGAGCTGCCATGCACCGGCGAGACCCTCGAGGTTCTTGCGCAGCGAGGACCCGCCGGCGTGCAGGACATAACGGCCCGAGACACCGAGCGAGGCGAGCACGTCGGGTCCCAGGGGCTCCGCACGGGCGAACCTCGGGTCCACGCCGTTGGAGATCGCGTGAGGGAGGGGGATGCCGAGCCTCTCGGCGACGTCGTGGGCAGCGAACGCCGAGGGGCACACGACGGCCGCCGCGCGGCGCGCCTCGGCGGCCGCGTGCGGCTCGGGTCTGGTCTCGTCGGGGAACCGCCACGCGACCGTGTCGTGGATCGTGAGGACCTCGGGTCCGGGTGCGGGCGGCAGCGAGAGCCCCATGCGGTGGACCACGTCGGCGCGCGGGTACAGCAGCGCCCCGACGGCGCGCCTGGTGCGTGCCGAGGCGTTCGCCAGGACGTAGGAGGGAACACGGACCGTTCCGGCGAGCGGCGAGCGCAGCGTGCGCACCACGCTGCGGCGCACCTGCCAGGTCGGGCCGAGCTCGGCGGGTGCGCGTGACGCGACCTCTTCCTCGTACACCTGCTGGCCCATGGGCACGGGGACGGCGTTGGTGGCGATCGTCAGGCGAGGCATGCGTGGCCCTCCGGTGCAGCGGATGGGGAATCCCGAGCCTAGCGGCGGATGGCGCGCTGCTAGCGTGACTCGCACGTCCGGACGAAGGGCACGCGATGGCACCGCGCACGATCGCGCTCGTGGTGAGCTCGTTCGTGCCGCGCGTCGGCGGGGTCGAGGAGCACGTGCTGCACGTCGCTCTCGAGCTGCACCGGCGCGGGCACCGGCCCGTGGTGTGGAGCGTCGACCAGGGGGACGAGGGGACGGTCGCCGAGGTCGGCGGTGTGCCCGTGCGCTACCTGCCGTGCCCGCTGCCTGCGCGCAAGGCGGCTGCGCTCGCGTCGTTCGCGTACCGAGCGCCAGCAGCCGCGGTCGCGTGGCGGCGGGCCTACGTGGGCGATCGTCCCGCGCTGCTGCACGTGCACTGCTTCGGCCCGAACGGTGTCTGGGCCGGTGCGCTGGCGGACATGACCCGGACGCCGCTGGTCGTCACGTCGCACGGGGAGACGACGGGCGACGCGCACGGCGTGTTCGACGTCTCGGGGCTCGCACGCGCCGCACTTCGTCGTGCGATGACCACCGCGGACGCCGTGACCGGGTGCTCGCAGGCGACCCTCGACGACCTGGAGGGGCGTTTCGGTCTCGCGACAGGTCGTGGACGAGTGGTCCCGAACGGCATCGACCTCGGCGTCGCCGCGTCGCGACCGACGGGATGGGCGCTACCGGACAGATACCTGCTGGCGGTCGGCCGGGCGGTGCGGACCAAGGGGTTCGACCTGCTCCTCGAGGCCGTGGCCCTGGCCCGGCTCCCGGAGGATCTCCACCTGGTGATCGCGGGCGACGGACCTGACCTGGCGCCGCTGCGCGCCTTCGCCGAGGCCCTCGGCATCTCGGGCACGGTGGTGTTCCCGGGCATGCTCACGCGCGGCGAGGTCGCTCACGTGATGTCGCACGCCGAGGCGCTCGTCGTGCCGAGTCGCGCCGAGGCGTTCGGCATCACCGTGCTCGAGGGCTGGCGGGCCGCGATCCCCGTCGTGGCCACCACACGCGGCGGCCCGCCCGAGTTCGTCACCGACGGCGTCGACGGACTCCTCGTGGACCCGGTCGACGTCCGTGCCCTCGCGGCCACGCTCGAGAGGCTCGCGGCCAACCCGGCGCAACGGGCCGCGCTTGGGGCAGCCGGGCACGCTCGTGTCCCCGACTTCTCCTGGCGTCGCGTCGTGGACGAGTACGTCGCGATCTACGACCGCACGCTCGCGGGTGGTTGACGCGCGCCGGGCGCGGGTAGTGCGCCGTCGTCGGGGCGACGGTCGCCGCCCTGACTCCTCGACAGTGCGGGGCCGCCGATCCCGCTGAGCCAGAGGACGGCTGCTGTCACGAGGAGGACGGTGAGGATCGAGCCGACGACGTCGCTGGGCCGGTGGGCGAACCCGACCACCGACGCGACGGCGGCGAGCACGGAGGCCCCGGCGGCCGTGACCGGGACGAGGGGAGGGCGCGGGCTGGGCCACAGGAGGACGGCGCCGACGGCGAGCGCTGCGACGACCGTGACGTGACCGGACGGGAAGGTGTTCTGCCGATAGCCGTCGTCGCCGAAGAACGGGCGGCCCAGCGTCGTCTTGAGCATCGCGGACATCCCGATGGAGACGGCGATGACGGCCGCGGCGGACGCGGTCTCGCACCAGGCGCGGCGACGCGTGGCGGCGATCGTGAGGAGACCCACGGTGATCGCCCCGAGAGGCAGGAGCCCCTGCCTCAGCAGCGCGGCAGGAGGAGCGAGCACCACGTTGAAGGTCTGCGCCCGCGCGAAGAGCATGCTGTCGAGATGCTGGCCGGACGGCGTCCGGACCCACCAGGTGTACAGAACCGCCAGCAGGCTGAGGAGCGTCAGGCACGCGGTGAGCATCGTCACCGGGTCGCGCTGCGGGCAGGTCCGCCTCGGGATGACTCGCACCTGCCCCCCTCGGTCGCGACGCCCCGTGCCGCCGGTCTCGCCGGTCGGCAGGAGTCCTTGGCCGAGCGCAGGACGCGGCAAGGAGGTAGCCACAGTAGGGCACGACGCCGGTCTCGACCACCGACCGCCGGACGGTCCCCCCGCATGTTCCGCCTATGCGTTGACGGCGTCCAGCTCGCGCACCACCCGCTGGGCGATCTCCAGGCTCGCGGTTGCCGCCGGCGACGGGGCGTTGATCACATGGACCTGGCGCGGGGCGCTACGGAGCAGGAAGTCGTCGACCAGGCTGCCGTCGCGGGCGAGCGCCTGGGCGCGAACGCCCGCCGGGGCGGGGACCAGGTCCGCCGCCGTGATCCCCGGCACGAGGTCCGCAAGGCTCGCCGCGAACCGGCGGCGTGACAGTGAGCGGAGCACCTCACGCGCCCCAGGTACGACGTTGCGTGCCCCCATGCGCCACAGTCCTGGCCACGAGAGCGCGTTCCCGACGTCGCGGACGTCGACGTCACGCCACGTGTAGCCCTCTCGGGCGAGAGCGAGCACCGCGTTGGGTCCGGCGTGCACACCGCCAGTGATCATGCGGGTCAGATGCACGCCGAGGAACGGGAACCGCGGGTCCGGGACGGGGTAGACCAGGCCGTTCACGAGGGTCGAGGCCTCTGGGGTCAGCTCGAAGTACTCTCCGCGGAACGGCACGATCCGCGCGCCCGGGTCGACACCCGCGGCAAGGGCGACGCGATCGGCGTGCAGCCCCGCACAGGCGACGAGGGAGTCCGCCCGGTGGGTGTCACGTGACGTGCGGACGACGACACCCGCACCGTCGGTCCGGGCGCCGACGTACTGCTCCGTGAAGCGGATCTCCCCGCCGTGGTCCGTCACGGTCGCCGCCAGCGCCCGACACACCCCGGTGTAGTCGACGCTCCCCGTGCTCTCGACGCGGAGCGCACCGACGCACCGGACGTGCGGTTCGTACTCGTGCGCCTCGTCCGGATCGACAAGGCGGGCCGGGACGTCGTTGGCCGTGGCCCGTGCTGCCAGGGCATGCAGACCGGGCAGCTGCCCGGGGTTCGTCGCGACCACGAGCTTGCCGCAGACCGACACGGCGACTCCGTGCTCGCGTGCGAACGCGACCATGGAACGCGCCCCGGCCGCCGCGAGGGTGGCCTTCAGGCTGCCCGGCGCGTAGTAGAGCCCCGAATGGATGACTCCGGAGTTGCGACCCGTCTGGTGCAGGGCGAAAGACGCCTCCTTCTCCAGCACGACGACCTCGTCGCCTCGCTCGGCGAGCCGGGCGGCGACGGCCAGACCGACGATCCCTGTTCCGACGACGATCACGCGTGCCATGGTCAGGCCTCCTTGACGGCGGATCGCATCCGGAGCCGCCGGTCCCTCGGACAGCATCAGGATAGGGCCCGTCGCGTGGGCCGATCGGCCGATTCGCCGCCCGTCGTACGCTGGTGGTTCGTGGCGCAGCGACTCCTGTTCTCGAGGTGTCACGGTCGACGCGCGTGGGGCGGGTGCGACGGTCAGCCGTAGCGACTGGCGAGGAGGACTGGTGAGGTCCGTGACGCAAGCGTTGTCCACGCTCGGTCCGTCCGAGATCGAAGCCTGGCGTGATCTCTCGCGGCGCGCCGTGGAACCCAACCCCTACTTCGACGTCGACTTCCTGCTCAGCGCCCACCGGTGGTTGCGCCCGGACACCGATCCCCTGGTGGCCATGGTCTCGGACGCCGGAGAGCTCCGTGCGGTCCTCCCGTTCGTGGAGCGACGGAACGTGAGGCATCTGCCGGTCGTCGTGCGCAGCACGTCGGCACCGCTCGGGGCGACCGTCGCCGACCTCCACCTGCCCCTCCTCGCGCCGGGTGACCTCGAGGCGGCCGGGGACGTGCTCCTCCGAGAGCTCGGCCGGTCCGTGCACGGACGGCCCGTCGTGGTCGAGTTCGGGGTGATCCGACTCGAGGGGCCCGTGTGGGGCGCGATCGAACGGGTTGCCTCCGCGAGAGGACGCCGACTCATGGTGCGCAGCGAGTCCGCCCGCGGCGCCGTGCGCCCGGTCCTGCGCGACACTGGTGGCGTCGCGCAGGGTGCTGTCGGCGTCGGCACCGACGCCCTCAGCCACCTGTCGACGTCGCGGCGGAAGTCCGTCGCCCGGTCGATGAGGGCGATCCGGTCCGAGCTCGGGCCTCTGACCTGGGTGGATCGGACCGGTGATCTCACGGCGGTCGACGACTTCGTCCGGCTCGAGGCAGAGGGCTGGAAGGGTGACCCGGGCGAGGGAGGCGAAGGCGTGGTCGCGGTCAGGGGCGGGGAGCGGTGGTTCCACGACGTGACGTCGAGGCTGCGTTCCGAGGGTCGGCTGCATGTGGGAGAGCTGCAGGCCGGCGGGAATCGCGTCTTCATGTCGGTCGACATGAGGTCGGGCGACCAGTGGTTCGGGATGCGTGACGTGTACGACGAGCGCTACGCGCGGTTCGGTCCGGGGACGATCGGTCGCCTGGCCGAGATCGCGTGGTTCCGGACCCAGGAGCTCCGGCTCTTCGACTCGTGCGTCAACCCGACCCGGTACCCCCATGCGGCGACGCTCTACCCGGACCGCGCGAAGGTCGGGCGGGTCCTGGTCGCCGTCAACCTCCCTGCCGCCGTCGGTCTCACCGTGGCCGAACGGGCTCGACGGGAGCTCAGACGGCGCACCGGGGAGGCATCGTGAGGGCGCGATCGTGCTCGGCGCGCCGAGCACGGTGGGCCCTCGCCGGGCTGTCGGCGACGCTGATGGCCCTCGCAGGCTGCACCGCAGGCCCCGACCCGACAGCCACGGGAACGAGCCCGGTCGCAACCGCCAGCACGGGTGCCGGCCTGGGCACCGACGCGCCGTCACCTTCGCTCTCGCCGTCGCCTTCGCCTTCGGTCGAGACGCAGACGCCCGCACCCGCTGCGAGACAGGATCCACCGGTCGTCGCGGGAGTGAGCGGGGACAGGCGATACCTCGTCGACCAGCGTGGAGCTCCGATCCTCCTCCACGCCGAGACGATCTGGGCGGTGACCAAGTCGCTGAGCGTGGACGAGACCGTCGAGCACCTCCGGCTCCGTGCGAGCCAGGGCTTCAACGCCGTCCTCGTCAGTCCCTTCCCCTGGATCGGGAAGCCCGGCGACTCCCGGTTCACCCAGGACGGACTCCAACCCTTCGACGGCTCCGTGGATCGGCTCGACCCGGCGTACTGGGCCAGGTTCGACTCGATCCTCGCCACGGCCCGTTCGCTCGGGATCACCGTCTTCATCGCTCCCGGGGAGCGGACGTCGGGTTCAAGGAGAACGGGTACGCCTACGACGCACGTCTGGCACGCTCGTTCGGAGCGGCGCTGGCGGCGCGATACCGCGGTGTCCCGGGGATCGTGTGGCTCCTCGGGGTGGACTACTACCGCGAGTACTGGACGACGTACGACCCGATGATGCGTGCCTTCGTCGAGGGGCTTCGCAACGGCGGCGACACGCACCCCGTGACGGTGCAGCTGGGCACCCCGTCGACGTCCTCCGACAGCCCCGGCCTCCGCGACATCGTCGATCTCGAGGCTGTCTACACCTATCGCCCGACGTACGCCGAGGTGCTCACGGCCT
It encodes:
- a CDS encoding ABC transporter ATP-binding protein, which translates into the protein MSESAPSAVSLRGVSKSYRIYHRANRPTTLSEAVVQRVRHPLTRNTYENFEALHDLSLEIPWGEAVGIVGRNGAGKSTLLKLLTRITAPTAGRIELSGRIGSLLEVGTGFHGELTGRENVYLNGTLLGMRRKEIQRRFDEIVDFSGVEKFLDTQVKRYSSGMYVRLAFAVAAHLETEILAIDEVLAVGDAEFQRKSLAKMRDVARDGRTVLYVSHQVQTVTSLCTSAMFLDRGRLVFHGSVDDALARYRESFLDFSTEQIDAARRPGTGELRFVDAKVADQVLEPTQDKIVEFAVAANRDMVGSYYVSCHVNDANGVVIAQCDSRLVGLWLDPAHEQRAAMTIKDLWLRPGRYTVDLFLCKTGVLDAWEGACSFEVLPSTPYPEITPDEAFTQGVVLADFTYEKW
- a CDS encoding DUF4038 domain-containing protein, translating into MALAGCTAGPDPTATGTSPVATASTGAGLGTDAPSPSLSPSPSPSVETQTPAPAARQDPPVVAGVSGDRRYLVDQRGAPILLHAETIWAVTKSLSVDETVEHLRLRASQGFNAVLVSPFPWIGKPGDSRFTQDGLQPFDGSVDRLDPAYWARFDSILATARSLGITVFIAPGERTSGSRRTGTPTTHVWHARSERRWRRDTAVSRGSCGSSGWTTTASTGRRTTR
- a CDS encoding GNAT family N-acetyltransferase, which produces MRSVTQALSTLGPSEIEAWRDLSRRAVEPNPYFDVDFLLSAHRWLRPDTDPLVAMVSDAGELRAVLPFVERRNVRHLPVVVRSTSAPLGATVADLHLPLLAPGDLEAAGDVLLRELGRSVHGRPVVVEFGVIRLEGPVWGAIERVASARGRRLMVRSESARGAVRPVLRDTGGVAQGAVGVGTDALSHLSTSRRKSVARSMRAIRSELGPLTWVDRTGDLTAVDDFVRLEAEGWKGDPGEGGEGVVAVRGGERWFHDVTSRLRSEGRLHVGELQAGGNRVFMSVDMRSGDQWFGMRDVYDERYARFGPGTIGRLAEIAWFRTQELRLFDSCVNPTRYPHAATLYPDRAKVGRVLVAVNLPAAVGLTVAERARRELRRRTGEAS
- a CDS encoding phosphatase PAP2 family protein, whose amino-acid sequence is MLTACLTLLSLLAVLYTWWVRTPSGQHLDSMLFARAQTFNVVLAPPAALLRQGLLPLGAITVGLLTIAATRRRAWCETASAAAVIAVSIGMSAMLKTTLGRPFFGDDGYRQNTFPSGHVTVVAALAVGAVLLWPSPRPPLVPVTAAGASVLAAVASVVGFAHRPSDVVGSILTVLLVTAAVLWLSGIGGPALSRSQGGDRRPDDGALPAPGARQPPASVRS
- a CDS encoding ABC transporter permease encodes the protein MARTVITPPGRLNLPAWRELWAAREVMFRFAQRDIVLRYRQTAVGVAWVLIQPLVSAGIFSLIFGQVAKLPSEGVPYFIFAFVGMLGWNIFSGIAERAAPSLVANQALVSKVFFPRMLIPLSAGLSVLLDFLVALALLAFLLPGAGITIGWQILLLPVWVFLIALLGSGVGLAASAIMVRYRDVGYALPWVLNVLLYASPVAYAVSAMPEQLRWFVTGNPMTWLLAELRWSLLGLGAPTAGQIVASVLVSLLVFLGGTLVFQKMERGFADVI
- a CDS encoding glycosyltransferase family 4 protein, with the protein product MAPRTIALVVSSFVPRVGGVEEHVLHVALELHRRGHRPVVWSVDQGDEGTVAEVGGVPVRYLPCPLPARKAAALASFAYRAPAAAVAWRRAYVGDRPALLHVHCFGPNGVWAGALADMTRTPLVVTSHGETTGDAHGVFDVSGLARAALRRAMTTADAVTGCSQATLDDLEGRFGLATGRGRVVPNGIDLGVAASRPTGWALPDRYLLAVGRAVRTKGFDLLLEAVALARLPEDLHLVIAGDGPDLAPLRAFAEALGISGTVVFPGMLTRGEVAHVMSHAEALVVPSRAEAFGITVLEGWRAAIPVVATTRGGPPEFVTDGVDGLLVDPVDVRALAATLERLAANPAQRAALGAAGHARVPDFSWRRVVDEYVAIYDRTLAGG
- a CDS encoding glycosyltransferase family 1 protein; amino-acid sequence: MPRLTIATNAVPVPMGQQVYEEEVASRAPAELGPTWQVRRSVVRTLRSPLAGTVRVPSYVLANASARTRRAVGALLYPRADVVHRMGLSLPPAPGPEVLTIHDTVAWRFPDETRPEPHAAAEARRAAAVVCPSAFAAHDVAERLGIPLPHAISNGVDPRFARAEPLGPDVLASLGVSGRYVLHAGGSSLRKNLEGLAGAWQLVQGALPDVTLVLVGPPSARRDALFGPLARALPIGRVSSSILPGLVAGAEAVVVPSLYEGFGLPALEAMAAGVPVVAADRSALPEVCGDAGILVEPDPDGIADGLVWAISGDPTIEAMVARGRLRAADFTWERSAAAHAAIWRSLVS
- the lhgO gene encoding L-2-hydroxyglutarate oxidase: MARVIVVGTGIVGLAVAARLAERGDEVVVLEKEASFALHQTGRNSGVIHSGLYYAPGSLKATLAAAGARSMVAFAREHGVAVSVCGKLVVATNPGQLPGLHALAARATANDVPARLVDPDEAHEYEPHVRCVGALRVESTGSVDYTGVCRALAATVTDHGGEIRFTEQYVGARTDGAGVVVRTSRDTHRADSLVACAGLHADRVALAAGVDPGARIVPFRGEYFELTPEASTLVNGLVYPVPDPRFPFLGVHLTRMITGGVHAGPNAVLALAREGYTWRDVDVRDVGNALSWPGLWRMGARNVVPGAREVLRSLSRRRFAASLADLVPGITAADLVPAPAGVRAQALARDGSLVDDFLLRSAPRQVHVINAPSPAATASLEIAQRVVRELDAVNA